From a region of the Streptomyces venezuelae genome:
- the tuf gene encoding elongation factor Tu — MAKTAFVRTKPHLNIGTMGHVDHGKTTLTAAITKVLAEHGGASFVPFDRIDRAPEESRRGITINLTHVEYETDTRHYAHVDMPGHADYIKNMVTGAAQLDGAILVVSALDGVMPQTAEHVLLARQVGVDHIVVALNKADAGDPELTDLVELEVRELLTAHGYGGDGAPVVRVSGLGALEGDPRWTEAIQALLDAVDTYVPTPVRYTDAPFLLPVENVLTITGRGTVVTGAVERGTVRLGDRVAVLGGDGEPAETVVTGLETFGKPMESAEAGDNVALLLRGVPRDGVRRGHVVAAPGSVTPQRRFTAQVYVLSGREGGRTTPVASGYRPQFYIRTADVVGDVDLGEAGVARPGETVTMTVELGRDVPLESGLGFAIREGGRTVGAGTVTAVLG, encoded by the coding sequence ATGGCCAAGACGGCCTTCGTGCGCACCAAGCCGCACCTCAACATCGGCACCATGGGTCACGTCGACCACGGCAAGACCACCCTCACCGCTGCCATCACCAAGGTCCTCGCCGAGCACGGCGGCGCCTCCTTCGTGCCCTTCGACCGCATCGACCGGGCCCCCGAGGAGTCCCGGCGCGGCATCACCATCAACCTCACGCACGTCGAGTACGAGACCGACACCCGGCACTACGCCCACGTGGACATGCCCGGTCACGCCGACTACATCAAGAACATGGTCACGGGCGCCGCCCAACTCGACGGCGCGATCCTCGTCGTCTCCGCGCTCGACGGGGTCATGCCACAGACGGCCGAGCACGTGCTCCTGGCCCGGCAGGTCGGCGTCGACCACATCGTGGTGGCGCTCAACAAGGCCGACGCCGGGGACCCCGAGCTCACCGACCTGGTCGAGCTGGAGGTCCGCGAGCTGCTCACCGCGCACGGATACGGCGGTGACGGCGCGCCGGTCGTACGGGTCTCCGGACTCGGGGCGCTGGAGGGCGACCCGCGGTGGACGGAGGCGATCCAGGCGCTCCTGGACGCGGTGGACACCTACGTGCCGACCCCGGTGCGCTACACCGACGCCCCGTTCCTGCTGCCGGTGGAGAACGTCCTGACCATCACCGGGCGCGGGACCGTCGTGACCGGCGCCGTCGAGCGCGGCACCGTACGCCTCGGGGACCGCGTGGCGGTCCTCGGCGGCGACGGAGAGCCGGCCGAGACCGTCGTCACCGGGCTGGAGACCTTCGGGAAGCCGATGGAGTCCGCCGAGGCCGGGGACAACGTCGCGTTGCTGCTGCGCGGCGTGCCGCGCGACGGCGTGCGGCGCGGGCACGTGGTGGCCGCGCCCGGCAGCGTGACGCCGCAGCGCCGTTTCACCGCGCAGGTGTACGTGCTCTCCGGGCGCGAGGGCGGCCGTACGACACCGGTCGCCAGCGGCTACCGGCCGCAGTTCTACATCCGCACCGCCGACGTGGTGGGGGACGTGGACCTGGGTGAGGCCGGCGTGGCCCGGCCCGGGGAGACGGTCACGATGACCGTCGAGCTCGGCCGGGACGTCCCGCTGGAGTCGGGGCTCGGCTTCGCGATCCGCGAGGGCGGGCGGACCGTCGGCGCGGGGACGGTGACGGCCGTACTGGGGTGA
- a CDS encoding DNA alkylation repair protein, producing the protein MLSNARRPPRVPRSALADTLLERLPTAYAAAADPVRARAMAAYMKDVAPFLGIPTPLRRELSKTVTKNTPEPAETDCAALALRCWLLPEREYQYFAVDYLRRHAARCSSGFLPVVRHLIVTVPWWDTVDLLAAHTVGPLVAADPELAAVMDEWIEDENLWLARTALLHQLRFKSATDGGRLFAYCRLRAGHPDFFVRKAIGWALREYAKTDPEAVRAFVEAERGSLAPLSVREALKNL; encoded by the coding sequence ATGCTGTCGAACGCCCGGCGACCCCCGCGAGTTCCCCGCAGCGCCCTCGCGGACACCCTGCTGGAGCGGCTCCCCACGGCGTACGCGGCGGCCGCCGATCCCGTACGCGCACGGGCCATGGCCGCGTACATGAAGGACGTCGCGCCCTTCCTCGGCATCCCCACCCCGCTGCGCCGGGAACTGTCGAAAACCGTGACCAAGAACACTCCCGAACCGGCCGAGACCGACTGCGCGGCGCTCGCGCTGCGCTGCTGGCTGCTTCCGGAGCGCGAGTACCAGTACTTCGCGGTGGACTACCTGCGCCGGCACGCCGCCCGCTGCTCCTCCGGCTTCCTGCCCGTGGTCCGCCACCTGATCGTCACCGTCCCCTGGTGGGACACGGTCGACCTGCTCGCCGCGCACACGGTCGGACCGCTCGTGGCCGCCGACCCGGAACTGGCCGCCGTGATGGACGAGTGGATCGAGGACGAGAACCTCTGGCTCGCCCGCACCGCGCTCCTCCACCAGCTCCGCTTCAAGTCCGCGACGGACGGCGGACGGCTCTTCGCCTACTGCCGGCTCCGGGCCGGCCACCCGGACTTCTTCGTGCGCAAGGCCATCGGCTGGGCCCTGCGCGAGTACGCGAAGACGGACCCCGAAGCGGTACGCGCCTTCGTCGAGGCCGAACGCGGCTCCCTGGCCCCGCTGTCCGTGCGCGAGGCGCTCAAGAACCTATGA
- a CDS encoding TVP38/TMEM64 family protein translates to MSLLLAPRTRLSVLVVLLVAAGVCVLLFEPQRILSEGWPPGLPVGTAVLLFAAAYGVCTAAFVPRPLLNLAAGAVFGAQFGLVAAVGGTVLGAGISFGLGRVMGQEALRPFLRGRWLQAADGQLSRHGFRSMLAVRIFPGVPFVVANYCAAVSRCGWGPFLLATAVGVVPNTAAYVVAGASASSPGSPAFLVSFGFIAVSLVGAGVVAWRKRHRLTPPRTGDRVPEPAPQHPPVVSAASHGP, encoded by the coding sequence ATGTCCCTCCTCCTCGCGCCGCGGACCCGGCTGTCGGTGCTCGTCGTGCTGCTCGTCGCGGCCGGCGTGTGCGTGCTGCTGTTCGAGCCGCAGCGCATCCTCTCGGAGGGCTGGCCCCCGGGGCTCCCGGTGGGCACGGCGGTCCTGTTGTTCGCAGCCGCGTACGGTGTGTGCACGGCCGCTTTCGTGCCGCGCCCCTTGCTCAATCTGGCCGCGGGAGCCGTCTTCGGCGCCCAGTTCGGCCTTGTCGCGGCGGTCGGCGGCACGGTGCTGGGCGCCGGGATCTCCTTCGGGCTGGGCCGGGTCATGGGCCAGGAGGCTTTGCGGCCGTTCCTGCGCGGACGCTGGCTCCAGGCCGCCGACGGGCAGCTCAGCCGGCACGGCTTCCGCTCGATGCTGGCGGTCCGGATCTTCCCCGGGGTGCCGTTCGTGGTGGCCAACTACTGTGCCGCGGTGTCGCGCTGCGGCTGGGGCCCGTTCCTGCTCGCCACGGCGGTCGGGGTCGTCCCGAACACCGCCGCGTACGTGGTCGCGGGCGCCAGCGCCTCCTCGCCCGGATCGCCCGCTTTCCTCGTGTCGTTCGGTTTCATCGCCGTCTCGCTCGTGGGTGCGGGAGTCGTCGCCTGGCGCAAGCGACACCGTCTGACACCCCCTCGAACCGGGGATCGGGTGCCCGAACCGGCACCCCAGCACCCCCCTGTGGTCAGCGCCGCTTCACACGGGCCCTAG
- a CDS encoding undecaprenyl-diphosphate phosphatase gives MSWFESLILGLVQGLTEFLPISSSAHLRLTAAFAGWHDPGAAFTAITQIGTEAAVLIYFRKDIARIVSTWFRSLFDKGLRSEQDAKMGWLVIVGSIPIGVLGLVFKDAIVGPARDLRLTATTLILMGIVLGVADRLAARDEEGGRHRAIRERKTLQQLGVKDGLIFGLCQAMALIPGVSRSGATISGGLLLGFTREAAARYSFLLAIPAVLASGAFEIKDVVENPGHISWGPTIFATAIAFFVGYAVIAWFMKFISTKSFMPFVIYRILLGILLFVLIGTDVLSPHAGESGS, from the coding sequence ATGAGCTGGTTCGAATCCCTAATCCTCGGTCTCGTCCAGGGGCTTACGGAGTTCCTCCCGATCTCCTCCAGCGCCCACCTGCGGCTGACCGCGGCGTTCGCCGGCTGGCACGACCCAGGAGCGGCCTTCACCGCGATCACCCAGATCGGCACCGAGGCCGCCGTGCTGATCTACTTCCGCAAGGACATCGCGCGGATCGTCTCCACCTGGTTCCGCTCCCTGTTCGACAAGGGGCTGCGCTCCGAGCAGGACGCGAAGATGGGCTGGCTGGTGATCGTCGGCTCGATCCCGATCGGCGTCCTCGGTCTGGTCTTCAAGGACGCGATCGTGGGCCCCGCCCGCGACCTGCGCCTGACGGCCACCACCCTGATCCTGATGGGCATCGTGCTCGGCGTCGCCGACCGCCTGGCGGCCCGCGACGAGGAAGGCGGCCGGCACCGCGCCATCCGCGAGCGCAAGACGCTGCAGCAGCTGGGCGTCAAGGACGGTCTGATCTTCGGCCTGTGCCAGGCGATGGCCCTGATCCCCGGTGTCTCCCGTTCCGGCGCGACGATCTCCGGCGGTCTGCTGCTCGGCTTCACCCGCGAGGCCGCGGCGCGCTACTCCTTCCTCCTCGCGATCCCGGCCGTGCTGGCCTCCGGGGCGTTCGAGATCAAGGACGTCGTGGAGAACCCGGGTCACATCTCCTGGGGTCCGACGATCTTCGCGACGGCGATCGCCTTCTTCGTGGGCTACGCCGTGATCGCCTGGTTCATGAAGTTCATCTCGACCAAGAGCTTCATGCCCTTCGTGATCTACCGGATCCTCCTCGGCATCCTGCTGTTCGTGCTGATCGGCACGGACGTGCTGAGCCCGCACGCGGGCGAGTCCGGCTCCTGA
- a CDS encoding nuclear transport factor 2 family protein, translated as MTQRVDLATVMDRLAIDDVVSGYAVAVDDGDWAAYRALFTASGRVDYRSAGGIEGSVAEVADWLAETMTLFPVRQHLIVNRVIRLEDLGGSPGDSAEVRADFLNPMRLAGPDSDASVTSPNLVAAGRYGFALARTHDGWRLTRVTVHEKWRHMSA; from the coding sequence ATGACTCAGCGTGTGGACCTCGCGACGGTGATGGACAGGCTGGCGATCGACGACGTGGTCTCGGGCTACGCGGTGGCCGTCGACGACGGTGACTGGGCCGCGTACCGGGCCCTGTTCACGGCCTCCGGAAGGGTCGACTACCGCTCGGCCGGCGGGATCGAGGGCTCGGTGGCGGAGGTCGCGGACTGGCTGGCGGAGACGATGACGCTCTTCCCCGTCCGCCAGCACCTGATCGTGAACCGGGTGATCCGGCTGGAGGACCTGGGCGGCTCTCCCGGGGACAGCGCCGAGGTGCGGGCGGACTTCCTCAATCCGATGCGGCTGGCGGGGCCGGACTCCGACGCCTCGGTCACCTCCCCGAACCTCGTCGCCGCCGGGCGCTACGGCTTCGCGCTGGCCCGTACCCACGACGGCTGGCGGCTCACCCGGGTCACCGTGCACGAAAAATGGCGGCACATGTCCGCGTGA
- the lnt gene encoding apolipoprotein N-acyltransferase, whose protein sequence is MITMRTRWWSPRWRAPAAVAAGALPALAFPAPALWWFAYAALVPWMLLLRSSPTGRRAAVEGWLGGAGFILAVHHWLLPSLHVFLIPVAALLGLLWIPWALLVRALLGGTPSAGRACCALVLVPAGWLLSELARSWQGLGGPWGLLGASQWQVAPALRLASVGGVWLVSLLVVAVNCALVLLVAVPGARIPAVAGMTGCAVLTGAVWVWAARPEESGRLRVAVVQPGPVPDGPDSAERRFDAGERLTRPLAGQRVDLVVWGESSVGADLTARPDLGRRLAALSAEVGAPLLVNVDARRADRPGIYKSAVLVGPQGPTGDRYDKMRLVPFGEYVPARALFGWATSVGKAAGEDRVRGATPVVMDLPGRPEGPGAVRLGPLVCFESAFPDMSRRLTRDGASLLVAQSATSSFQESWAPAQHASLAALRAAENGRPVVHATLTGISVVNGPSGARVGAALPTSASTAAVYEVPLAHGTTLYVRFGDWPVAAALAALAAYCTVAGSRSLRRPAPEPSPPPARTARGFAGRRGR, encoded by the coding sequence ATGATCACGATGCGCACGCGGTGGTGGTCCCCCCGATGGCGTGCGCCCGCCGCCGTGGCCGCCGGGGCGCTGCCCGCCCTCGCCTTCCCGGCCCCCGCGCTCTGGTGGTTCGCCTACGCCGCCCTCGTGCCCTGGATGCTGCTGCTGAGGTCGTCCCCGACGGGGCGGCGGGCCGCGGTGGAGGGCTGGCTGGGCGGTGCGGGGTTCATCCTGGCCGTCCACCACTGGCTGCTCCCCAGCCTGCACGTGTTCCTGATACCGGTGGCGGCGCTGCTCGGGCTGCTGTGGATCCCCTGGGCCCTGCTGGTGCGGGCGCTCCTCGGCGGGACCCCGTCGGCGGGCAGGGCCTGCTGCGCGCTCGTCCTCGTGCCGGCGGGGTGGCTGCTGTCCGAGCTGGCCCGGTCCTGGCAGGGGCTGGGCGGGCCGTGGGGGCTGCTGGGCGCGAGCCAGTGGCAGGTGGCGCCCGCACTGCGGCTGGCGTCGGTGGGCGGGGTGTGGCTGGTGAGCCTGCTGGTGGTGGCGGTGAACTGTGCGCTGGTGCTGCTGGTCGCGGTGCCGGGAGCGCGGATCCCCGCGGTGGCCGGGATGACCGGCTGCGCGGTGCTGACGGGGGCGGTGTGGGTGTGGGCGGCCCGGCCCGAGGAATCGGGCCGGCTGCGGGTGGCCGTCGTACAGCCCGGGCCGGTGCCGGACGGCCCGGACAGCGCGGAGCGGCGGTTCGACGCCGGTGAGCGGCTGACGCGGCCGCTGGCGGGGCAGCGGGTCGATCTGGTGGTGTGGGGCGAGAGCAGCGTGGGCGCGGACCTGACGGCCCGCCCGGACCTGGGCCGGCGGCTGGCCGCGCTGTCGGCGGAGGTCGGGGCCCCGCTGCTGGTGAACGTGGACGCGCGCCGGGCGGACCGTCCCGGGATCTACAAGAGCGCGGTCCTCGTGGGCCCCCAGGGCCCCACCGGCGACCGGTACGACAAGATGCGGCTCGTCCCGTTCGGTGAGTACGTGCCGGCCCGTGCGCTGTTCGGCTGGGCCACCTCGGTCGGCAAGGCGGCGGGTGAGGACCGGGTGCGCGGCGCCACCCCGGTGGTCATGGACCTGCCCGGACGGCCGGAGGGGCCCGGCGCCGTCCGCCTCGGCCCGCTGGTGTGCTTCGAGTCGGCCTTCCCGGACATGAGCCGGCGCCTCACCCGGGACGGGGCCTCCCTGCTCGTCGCCCAGTCGGCGACCTCCTCGTTCCAGGAGAGCTGGGCCCCCGCCCAGCACGCCTCGCTGGCGGCGCTGCGGGCGGCCGAGAACGGCCGCCCGGTGGTCCACGCCACCCTCACGGGCATCAGCGTCGTGAACGGCCCCTCCGGCGCGCGGGTGGGCGCCGCCCTGCCCACCTCCGCGAGCACGGCGGCCGTGTACGAGGTCCCGCTCGCCCACGGCACGACCCTCTACGTCCGCTTCGGGGACTGGCCGGTGGCCGCCGCCCTCGCCGCGCTGGCGGCGTACTGCACGGTGGCCGGCAGCCGTTCGCTCAGGAGGCCTGCTCCAGAGCCGAGCCCACCACCCGCTCGCACAGCTCGTGGGTTCGCAGGGCGTCGCGGGCGCTGA
- a CDS encoding Gfo/Idh/MocA family protein, producing the protein MKVGCIGLGDIAQKAYLPVLTTRPGIELHLQTRNPDVLERVGDTHHVPAARRHADLGSLLAEGLDAAFVHAATVAHPEIVTRLLEAGVPTYVDKPLAYELAHSRQLVERAEQLGVSLAVGFNRRFAPAYAQCADHARELIVMQKNRVGLPEDPRTLVLDDFIHVVDTLRFLLPGEAEHFDVRAVVREGLMHQVVLQLSGDGFTALGIMNRLSGSTEEILEVSGRDTKRQVVNLAEVIDHKGQPTVRRRGDWVSVARQRGIEQVVDHFLEAVAAGTTLSARDALRTHELCERVVGSALEQAS; encoded by the coding sequence GTGAAGGTCGGCTGCATCGGACTCGGCGACATCGCGCAGAAGGCGTACCTGCCCGTCCTCACCACCCGCCCGGGCATCGAGCTGCACCTGCAGACCCGAAACCCCGACGTCCTGGAGCGGGTCGGCGACACCCACCACGTGCCGGCCGCGCGCCGGCACGCCGATCTCGGCTCGCTGCTCGCCGAGGGGCTCGACGCGGCCTTCGTGCACGCCGCCACCGTGGCCCACCCCGAGATCGTCACCCGGCTGCTGGAGGCGGGCGTGCCCACGTACGTGGACAAGCCGCTCGCCTACGAACTCGCCCACTCGCGGCAGCTCGTGGAACGGGCCGAGCAGCTCGGGGTCTCCCTGGCCGTCGGCTTCAACCGCCGCTTCGCGCCCGCCTACGCGCAGTGCGCCGACCACGCCCGCGAGCTGATCGTCATGCAGAAGAACCGGGTCGGGCTGCCCGAGGACCCGCGCACGCTGGTGCTGGACGACTTCATCCACGTCGTCGACACCCTGCGGTTCCTGCTGCCCGGCGAGGCCGAGCACTTCGACGTCCGGGCGGTGGTGCGCGAGGGGCTGATGCACCAGGTGGTGCTCCAGCTGTCCGGTGACGGCTTCACCGCCCTCGGCATCATGAACCGGCTCTCCGGCTCCACCGAGGAGATCCTGGAGGTGTCCGGCCGCGACACCAAACGGCAGGTCGTCAACCTCGCCGAGGTCATCGACCACAAGGGCCAGCCGACCGTGCGGCGCCGCGGGGACTGGGTCTCCGTCGCCCGCCAGCGCGGCATCGAGCAGGTCGTCGACCACTTCCTGGAGGCGGTCGCGGCGGGCACCACGCTCAGCGCCCGCGACGCCCTGCGAACCCACGAGCTGTGCGAGCGGGTGGTGGGCTCGGCTCTGGAGCAGGCCTCCTGA
- a CDS encoding DinB family protein, translating to MTTSSGSHRDEPATTADEREMLDGWLDYHRATLMWKCEGLGDEELRRTPLAPSELSLLGLVRHMAEVERYWFREVMLGEDLPEMYITEQDRDGDFHLTEAATWAETEPVWRAEVELARRAAAGRPLDLVSKAENHRRGEVFSLRWVYTHMIEEYARHNGHADLLREHIDGATGE from the coding sequence ATGACGACCAGTTCCGGATCACATCGCGACGAACCCGCCACCACCGCCGACGAGCGGGAGATGCTCGACGGCTGGCTCGACTACCACCGTGCCACCCTCATGTGGAAGTGCGAGGGACTGGGGGACGAGGAACTGCGCAGGACTCCGCTCGCCCCCTCCGAATTGAGCCTCCTCGGCCTCGTACGGCACATGGCGGAGGTGGAACGGTACTGGTTCCGGGAGGTCATGCTGGGTGAGGACCTGCCTGAGATGTACATCACGGAGCAGGACCGGGACGGCGACTTCCACCTCACCGAGGCGGCCACCTGGGCCGAGACCGAGCCGGTGTGGCGGGCGGAGGTCGAGCTGGCGCGCCGGGCCGCTGCGGGCCGCCCGCTGGACCTGGTGTCGAAGGCCGAGAACCACCGCCGCGGCGAGGTGTTCAGCCTGCGCTGGGTGTACACCCACATGATCGAGGAGTACGCGCGCCACAACGGCCACGCCGATCTGCTGCGGGAGCACATAGACGGCGCCACCGGCGAGTAG
- a CDS encoding uracil-DNA glycosylase, which produces MLPESWLPVLGGELDQPYFKELTEFVEKERANGPVYPPREQVFAALEATPFDKVKVLVLGQDPYHGAGQGHGLCFSVQPGVKTPPSLRNIYKEMKEELDLPVPDNGYLMPWAEQGVLLLNAVLTVREAEPNSHKGKGWEKFTDAVIRAVSERPDPAVFVLWGAYAQKKLPLIDEERHVVVKGAHPSPLSAKKFFGSRPFTQINEAIAAQGHEPIDWRIPDLG; this is translated from the coding sequence ATGCTGCCCGAGTCCTGGCTCCCCGTCCTCGGCGGGGAGCTGGACCAGCCCTACTTCAAAGAGCTCACCGAGTTCGTCGAGAAGGAACGGGCGAACGGGCCGGTCTACCCGCCCCGAGAGCAGGTCTTCGCTGCCCTGGAGGCCACCCCCTTCGACAAGGTGAAGGTCCTCGTCCTCGGCCAGGACCCGTACCACGGCGCCGGCCAGGGCCACGGCCTCTGCTTCTCCGTGCAGCCCGGGGTCAAGACCCCGCCCTCGCTGCGCAACATCTACAAGGAGATGAAGGAGGAGCTCGACCTGCCGGTCCCGGACAACGGGTACCTGATGCCGTGGGCCGAGCAGGGCGTCCTGCTGCTCAACGCGGTGCTCACCGTCCGGGAGGCCGAGCCCAACTCGCACAAGGGCAAGGGCTGGGAGAAGTTCACCGACGCCGTGATCCGCGCGGTGTCCGAGCGGCCCGACCCGGCCGTCTTCGTCCTGTGGGGCGCCTACGCCCAGAAGAAGCTCCCGCTGATCGACGAGGAGCGGCACGTGGTCGTCAAGGGCGCCCACCCCTCCCCGCTGTCCGCCAAGAAGTTCTTCGGATCCCGGCCCTTCACGCAGATCAACGAGGCCATCGCCGCCCAGGGCCATGAGCCGATCGACTGGCGGATCCCGGACCTCGGCTGA
- a CDS encoding ABC transporter substrate-binding protein: MFNRTRCLQITAALASISLLAGCGLLSEDDGDEMKRIVVGTTSAPTTLDPAAAWDGSWELYRNVYQTLLAFPTGSSKPQPDAAQSCEFTDAASQAYRCTLRKGLKFSNGEPLDAKAVKHSLDRIKTIGSNVGPKGLFGTLDKIETPDALTVVFHLNSSDATFPYVLGSPAASIVAPKDYPADKIREGDKVTGSGPYVLDSYKDGAEAVLTGNTNYTGFANRKNKAVTIRYFADSPKMIAALKAKEIDATYRGLSAPEITDLQTPASHALGVQVVENVGAEIRYLVFNPKDPQVAKLPVRQAIAQIVDRGALVSKVYQGTAEPLYSMVPKGVVGHKTPFYDKYGAADVAKAKKILRDAGITQPVDLTFWYTTDRYGSSTADEFTELKRQLDESQLFRITLRSQPWKTFQTGYKTGEYPIFGRGWFPDFPDPDNFIAPFVGKENAVGTPYEPAEILNDLLPKTRREGDRSAGVQEFEQAQKIFADDVRLLPLWQGKLYVAAREDIAGAERALDPQTVMQMWEFYRKTSW, translated from the coding sequence GTGTTCAACCGGACCAGATGCCTGCAGATCACTGCGGCCCTTGCGTCCATATCCCTGCTCGCCGGATGCGGCCTGCTGTCGGAGGACGACGGCGACGAGATGAAGAGGATCGTCGTCGGTACCACGAGCGCACCGACCACCCTCGATCCCGCAGCCGCGTGGGACGGTTCCTGGGAGCTGTACCGGAACGTCTACCAGACCCTGCTGGCCTTCCCGACGGGCTCCAGCAAGCCCCAGCCCGACGCGGCGCAGAGCTGCGAGTTCACCGACGCGGCGAGCCAGGCCTACCGGTGCACCCTGCGCAAGGGCCTGAAGTTCTCCAACGGCGAGCCGCTCGACGCCAAGGCGGTCAAGCACTCCCTCGACCGGATCAAGACCATCGGCTCGAACGTCGGCCCCAAGGGCCTCTTCGGCACCCTCGACAAGATCGAGACGCCGGACGCGCTGACGGTCGTCTTCCACCTGAACAGCTCGGACGCCACCTTCCCGTACGTCCTCGGCTCGCCCGCCGCCTCGATCGTCGCGCCCAAGGACTACCCGGCCGACAAGATCCGCGAGGGCGACAAGGTCACCGGTTCGGGCCCGTACGTGCTCGACTCGTACAAGGACGGCGCAGAGGCGGTGCTCACCGGGAACACGAACTACACCGGTTTCGCCAACCGCAAGAACAAGGCGGTGACCATCCGCTACTTCGCCGATTCGCCGAAGATGATCGCGGCGCTGAAGGCGAAGGAGATCGACGCCACCTACCGAGGCCTGTCGGCCCCGGAGATCACCGACCTGCAGACCCCCGCGTCGCACGCCCTGGGCGTCCAGGTCGTCGAGAACGTCGGCGCCGAGATCCGGTACCTGGTCTTCAACCCGAAGGACCCCCAGGTCGCCAAGCTCCCGGTCCGCCAGGCCATCGCCCAGATCGTCGACCGCGGCGCGCTCGTCTCCAAGGTCTACCAGGGCACCGCCGAGCCGCTGTACTCGATGGTCCCCAAGGGGGTCGTCGGCCACAAGACGCCCTTCTACGACAAGTACGGCGCCGCGGACGTCGCCAAGGCCAAGAAGATCCTCAGGGACGCCGGGATCACCCAGCCGGTGGACCTGACCTTCTGGTACACCACCGACCGCTACGGCTCCTCGACCGCCGACGAGTTCACCGAGCTGAAGCGGCAGCTGGACGAGAGCCAGCTGTTCCGGATCACGCTGCGCAGCCAGCCGTGGAAGACCTTCCAGACCGGCTACAAGACCGGCGAGTACCCGATCTTCGGCCGCGGCTGGTTCCCCGACTTCCCGGACCCGGACAACTTCATCGCGCCGTTCGTCGGCAAGGAGAACGCGGTCGGCACCCCGTACGAGCCCGCCGAGATCCTGAACGACCTGCTGCCCAAGACCCGCCGCGAGGGCGACCGCTCGGCCGGCGTCCAGGAGTTCGAGCAGGCCCAGAAGATCTTCGCGGACGACGTCCGGCTGCTGCCCCTGTGGCAGGGCAAGCTGTACGTCGCGGCCCGTGAGGACATCGCGGGCGCCGAGCGCGCGCTGGACCCGCAGACCGTCATGCAGATGTGGGAGTTCTACCGCAAGACCAGCTGGTAG
- a CDS encoding SDR family oxidoreductase, with protein sequence MTYSGIDSGKVALITGASRGIGYGVAEALVARGDRLCITGRNEEALKEAVERLGADRVIGVAGKAHDEAHQAVAVERTMEAFGRVDFLVNNAGTNPVFGPIADLDLGVARKVFETNVISALGFAQRTWHAWQKDNGGAIVNIASIAGVSASPFIGAYGMSKAAMVNLTLQLAHEMAPGVRVNAIAPAVVKTKFAQALYEGREQEAAAAYPLGRLGLPEDIGGAAAFLTSAQAEWITGQTLVVDGGMFLNAGVH encoded by the coding sequence ATGACGTACAGCGGTATCGACAGCGGCAAGGTCGCGCTGATCACCGGAGCGAGCCGGGGCATCGGATACGGCGTCGCCGAGGCGCTGGTCGCCCGCGGCGACCGGCTCTGCATCACGGGCCGCAACGAGGAGGCCCTCAAGGAGGCCGTCGAGCGGCTCGGCGCGGACCGGGTGATCGGTGTCGCGGGCAAGGCGCACGACGAGGCCCACCAGGCCGTCGCCGTCGAGCGCACCATGGAGGCCTTCGGCCGCGTCGACTTCCTGGTGAACAACGCGGGCACCAATCCCGTCTTCGGCCCGATCGCGGACCTGGACCTCGGGGTCGCGCGGAAGGTCTTCGAGACCAACGTGATCTCCGCGCTCGGCTTCGCCCAGCGGACCTGGCACGCCTGGCAGAAGGACAACGGCGGTGCGATCGTGAACATCGCTTCCATCGCCGGGGTCTCCGCCTCGCCCTTCATCGGCGCGTACGGGATGAGCAAGGCCGCCATGGTCAACCTCACCCTCCAGCTCGCGCACGAGATGGCACCCGGGGTCCGGGTCAACGCGATCGCCCCCGCGGTGGTCAAGACGAAGTTCGCGCAGGCGCTCTACGAGGGCCGGGAGCAGGAGGCCGCGGCGGCCTATCCGCTCGGCCGGCTCGGGCTGCCGGAGGACATCGGCGGGGCGGCGGCCTTCCTCACATCTGCACAAGCGGAATGGATCACCGGGCAAACTCTCGTCGTCGACGGTGGGATGTTCCTCAATGCCGGGGTGCACTAA